The following proteins come from a genomic window of Acetivibrio cellulolyticus CD2:
- a CDS encoding restriction endonuclease subunit S: MNISELRKNSQRKFYESEIGRIPKEWNVAQIKNVGEIITGNTPSTKHPEYYGDTYMFVAPGDIGSSKYVRKTEKYLSGKGFEISRKVPQNSIMMICIGSTIGKIAIASEMLTTNQQINSIIPNEIYNNEYVYYALNYYFNKIKESKIEKQAVPIISKSKFSEICIPHIEKQEQRKIADILSAWDKAIELKEKLIEQKKEQKRGLMNKLLTGKLKLSGFNNEWTLKRLKEICIRIIRKNNGQDVPVLTISSLSGFLDQSERFSKVIAGKNVEKYTLLKHGEFSYNKGNSKTYPYGCIFRLEDYEEALVPNVYISFSMNGVDSNFYKYYFEAGLMNDQLAAIINTGVRNDGLLNLNADEFFDITLPVPSEYEQKQIGEILDVATKEINLHQQELEALKLQKKGLMQLLLTGIVRVNN, translated from the coding sequence ATGAATATTAGTGAGCTGAGAAAAAATTCACAACGCAAATTTTATGAAAGTGAAATTGGAAGAATACCCAAGGAATGGAATGTTGCGCAGATAAAAAATGTTGGAGAAATAATTACAGGAAACACTCCAAGTACCAAACATCCTGAGTACTATGGAGATACTTATATGTTTGTAGCACCTGGTGATATAGGCAGTAGTAAATATGTTCGCAAAACTGAAAAATACTTGTCGGGAAAAGGTTTTGAAATTAGTAGAAAAGTTCCTCAGAACTCTATTATGATGATTTGTATTGGATCTACAATTGGAAAGATTGCTATAGCATCAGAGATGTTAACTACAAATCAGCAAATAAACTCTATAATTCCAAATGAGATATATAATAATGAATATGTATATTATGCACTTAATTATTACTTTAATAAAATTAAAGAATCTAAAATTGAAAAACAGGCTGTACCTATTATTAGCAAATCGAAATTTTCTGAGATATGCATACCGCATATTGAAAAACAAGAACAGCGGAAAATTGCTGATATTCTATCCGCATGGGATAAAGCAATTGAATTAAAAGAGAAGCTTATTGAGCAAAAGAAAGAACAAAAGAGAGGGCTGATGAATAAGCTTTTGACTGGTAAACTCAAGCTTTCAGGATTTAATAATGAATGGACTTTAAAAAGATTAAAAGAGATTTGCATACGAATAATCAGGAAAAACAATGGACAAGATGTTCCAGTATTAACGATATCATCATTAAGTGGATTTTTGGATCAAAGTGAACGGTTTTCAAAAGTTATAGCTGGTAAAAATGTTGAGAAATACACATTACTCAAACATGGCGAATTTTCATATAATAAAGGCAATTCAAAAACATATCCATATGGATGTATATTTAGACTTGAAGATTATGAGGAAGCACTAGTGCCAAACGTATATATATCATTTTCAATGAATGGTGTAGATAGTAATTTTTATAAGTACTATTTTGAGGCTGGTTTGATGAATGATCAACTAGCTGCAATTATTAATACAGGAGTAAGAAATGATGGCTTATTAAACTTGAATGCAGATGAATTTTTTGACATAACACTTCCTGTTCCAAGTGAGTATGAGCAAAAACAAATTGGAGAAATTCTTGATGTAGCTACAAAAGAAATAAACCTACACCAACAAGAACTGGAAGCCTTGAAGCTCCAGAAGAAAGGACTTATGCAACTGTTACTTACAGGCATAGTACGTGTAAACAATTAG
- a CDS encoding type I restriction-modification system subunit M produces MMEIKKYTQEEVNGTLWRACDTFRGKVDSSVYKDYVLVMLFIKYVSDIYKEHKEELMKKFDNDEEMVKRQMSYERFVLDEISTFDYIYDKRNQPNIGEIINTALAHVEEENKTKLRGVFKNIDFNSEAVLGNTKERNAMLKHLLEDFKDLDLRPSRLVGEDVIGNAYEYMIANFASDAGKKGGEFFTPSEVSELLSRLVKPKENDRIYDPTCGSGSLLIKAFNKIPSGKAQIYGQERNGQTHSLCRMNMFLHSIDDARIAWGDTLSNPLHLENDKLMKFQVVVANPPFSLDKWAMGFVGEGNDKEFKMEEGLDPYKRFSWGVPPSSKGDYAFVLHMLHSLAEGGRMGVVLPHGVLFRGASEGKIRQKIIDMNLLDAVIGLPSNLFFGTGIPACILVFRQNRDRDDVLFIDASGDNYYEKGKNQNKLREADIKRIEDAYEKYENIEKFAYVATKNEIIENDYNLNIPRYVDTFEEEEMVDMEEVAQKIASIKAELAEVEGQMAKYLEELGL; encoded by the coding sequence ATGATGGAAATTAAGAAATATACACAGGAAGAAGTAAACGGAACGTTATGGAGAGCATGCGATACTTTCAGGGGTAAGGTCGATTCTTCAGTTTATAAAGACTATGTGCTTGTTATGCTGTTTATAAAATATGTAAGTGACATATATAAAGAACATAAAGAAGAACTTATGAAAAAATTTGATAATGATGAAGAAATGGTTAAAAGGCAAATGTCATATGAACGGTTTGTACTAGATGAAATTTCAACCTTTGATTATATATACGACAAAAGAAATCAGCCCAATATCGGCGAAATAATAAATACAGCTTTGGCACACGTGGAAGAAGAAAACAAGACAAAACTCAGAGGAGTATTTAAGAACATAGACTTTAACTCAGAAGCTGTTCTTGGTAATACAAAAGAGCGAAATGCCATGTTAAAACACCTTCTGGAAGACTTCAAAGATTTGGATTTAAGACCTTCAAGGCTTGTTGGAGAAGATGTAATAGGAAATGCCTATGAATATATGATTGCAAATTTTGCTTCAGATGCAGGTAAAAAAGGCGGCGAATTCTTTACTCCGTCGGAAGTTTCAGAACTTTTATCAAGGCTTGTCAAACCAAAAGAAAATGACAGAATCTATGACCCTACCTGTGGATCTGGGTCCTTGTTGATTAAGGCTTTTAATAAAATACCATCGGGTAAGGCGCAGATATATGGACAGGAACGAAATGGTCAAACACATTCTCTATGCAGAATGAACATGTTCCTGCACAGCATTGATGATGCAAGGATTGCATGGGGTGACACACTTTCAAATCCGTTGCATCTGGAAAATGATAAGTTGATGAAATTCCAGGTGGTAGTTGCAAATCCTCCATTTTCACTAGATAAGTGGGCAATGGGTTTTGTTGGAGAAGGAAATGACAAGGAATTCAAAATGGAAGAGGGCCTCGACCCATATAAACGTTTTAGCTGGGGTGTGCCTCCTTCATCGAAAGGAGACTATGCCTTCGTACTCCATATGCTCCATTCTTTAGCTGAAGGTGGAAGAATGGGTGTTGTACTTCCTCACGGTGTTCTGTTCAGAGGTGCAAGCGAAGGAAAAATCCGTCAGAAAATTATTGATATGAATCTACTTGATGCAGTAATTGGCCTTCCGTCAAACCTATTCTTTGGTACAGGTATTCCGGCATGTATACTGGTATTCAGGCAGAACAGAGACAGAGACGATGTGCTTTTCATAGATGCGTCTGGTGACAATTATTACGAAAAAGGAAAAAACCAGAACAAACTCAGAGAAGCGGATATTAAGAGAATTGAAGATGCCTATGAAAAGTATGAGAATATTGAAAAGTTTGCTTATGTGGCAACAAAAAATGAAATCATAGAGAATGACTACAACCTCAACATACCAAGATATGTAGATACCTTCGAAGAGGAAGAAATGGTGGACATGGAGGAAGTAGCACAAAAGATAGCAAGTATAAAGGCGGAATTGGCGGAAGTTGAAGGACAGATGGCAAAGTATTTGGAAGAGTTGGGGCTGTAA
- the dinD gene encoding DNA damage-inducible protein D — protein sequence MDIKGYSERTFEEIKKINEYGAEYWYGRDLAKVLGYKRWENFVKLIDKAKEACKNSNINASDHIAEVSNMIETGKTAKREVDDFYLSRYACYLIVQNGDPRKEVIALGQTYFAVKTREREMQEAVEQLTEDGKRLAIRNELKEHNKSLVEAAKNAGVETNVDYAVFQNYGYMGLYGGLKAKDIHERKGLKKSQKILDHMGSTELAANLFRATQTDEKLRRDNIKGKEKANETHLYVGKKVRQTIEELGGTMPENLPTPKKSAKQIEKEIETKNKKLVD from the coding sequence ATGGATATTAAGGGTTATTCGGAGAGAACCTTTGAGGAAATAAAAAAGATAAATGAATATGGTGCAGAATACTGGTACGGAAGAGACCTTGCAAAAGTTTTAGGGTACAAAAGATGGGAAAACTTCGTTAAGCTGATTGATAAGGCTAAGGAAGCCTGCAAAAACAGTAATATAAATGCTTCAGATCATATTGCTGAGGTCAGCAATATGATAGAAACCGGGAAAACTGCCAAAAGAGAAGTTGATGATTTTTATCTTTCGAGGTATGCCTGTTATCTGATAGTGCAAAATGGAGATCCAAGAAAAGAGGTAATTGCACTTGGTCAGACTTATTTTGCAGTGAAAACACGGGAAAGAGAGATGCAGGAGGCAGTTGAACAATTAACTGAAGATGGTAAAAGGCTGGCAATTAGGAATGAACTCAAAGAACATAACAAATCACTTGTTGAAGCTGCTAAAAATGCAGGAGTTGAAACCAATGTTGATTATGCTGTCTTTCAAAATTACGGATATATGGGACTTTACGGTGGATTGAAAGCAAAGGATATTCACGAAAGAAAAGGCTTGAAAAAGAGCCAAAAGATACTTGACCACATGGGAAGTACAGAACTTGCAGCCAATTTGTTTCGGGCTACTCAGACTGACGAAAAATTAAGGCGTGATAATATAAAAGGTAAGGAAAAGGCAAATGAAACACATTTGTATGTAGGTAAAAAAGTAAGACAAACAATTGAAGAGCTTGGTGGGACTATGCCTGAGAATTTACCAACACCTAAGAAGAGTGCTAAGCAGATTGAGAAGGAGATAGAGACAAAAAATAAGAAATTAGTTGATTAA
- a CDS encoding restriction endonuclease subunit S, whose amino-acid sequence MYKLENNNLEVGNIVVLETKKLGDIAKINTGLVVKRKQAALRENVFKDYKMLTLKSFEQDGWLNINELDCFESNEELDEKYLTQQGDVIVRLSYPNTSIAINENNEGLLIPSLFAIIRLSDVILLPDYLSIYLNSDLMKEFFGRSVIGSAIQIINNSLLKEIVVKFPKIEKQKKIIEFNKFMLREKELMTSLIDEKTKYNKAIIGKLITGGSNDGN is encoded by the coding sequence ATGTACAAGCTCGAAAATAACAATCTGGAAGTGGGTAATATTGTGGTACTTGAAACAAAAAAGCTTGGTGATATTGCAAAAATAAATACTGGATTGGTGGTTAAAAGAAAACAGGCAGCTTTAAGGGAAAATGTGTTTAAAGATTACAAAATGCTTACATTGAAGAGTTTTGAACAGGATGGATGGCTGAATATAAATGAACTTGATTGCTTTGAAAGTAATGAGGAACTTGATGAAAAATACCTGACACAGCAGGGAGATGTTATTGTTAGGTTAAGCTATCCAAACACTTCAATTGCTATAAATGAGAACAACGAAGGCCTGTTGATACCTTCACTGTTTGCAATTATAAGATTGTCTGATGTTATACTGCTACCGGATTATCTTAGTATATATCTGAACAGTGATTTGATGAAGGAGTTTTTTGGAAGGTCGGTTATTGGCTCTGCAATACAGATTATAAATAACAGTTTGTTAAAAGAAATCGTTGTAAAGTTCCCAAAGATTGAAAAACAGAAGAAAATAATTGAGTTTAATAAATTCATGTTAAGAGAAAAAGAATTGATGACAAGTCTCATTGATGAGAAAACGAAATACAACAAAGCGATTATAGGAAAATTGATCACAGGGGGTTCAAATGATGGAAATTAA
- a CDS encoding S-layer homology domain-containing protein, protein MKQRISVIMVFTMLFSILHQFVIPLTAYAGKSEPIAICVDLDGFQDVVGGDSDRTLLWKKGDASVVDGVMRIADSLEGKAGTVVRRNQIRLTHGFSTYFQFQIHDPGNGGYADGLSFIIYEADQPQLGSTGGGLGYKGIDKSIAVEFDIYQNTDLDDPESSHAAIMLNGNNSHYVQPTDSLADCSSLQGSIINAWVDYNNGTVTATFGTENSRSNEGNITISRDVGDFLEEKDVFVGFSASTGGCMAKHDLKEWYFKDSYDSDGLSSYYTQAASTLDINLDNVINPTSVSVAVYDATGKEMENQNIEIFIDNTSMGEFNTGTNGYQYDLSGIESGEHIIRSIVYGGASNFKEFTVSSIANSDNNSVNVGKESVTEGKTVTLTAIGDRQDEEGIYIEDERYIPVSWTSTETGKSGTFSLLGNNYTSTYTTTAAGSYTITATFQKQKWDGTEWKDVSGDTDSKGSTLKVEALVSFNLTATPGNQHVQLSWEPVESTESYDIYTDDIFTATVSSNVYAYDVENLTNGNKYNFQVNALDDSEFVIAISNKVSAVSPHATSKVSSNNDSNTTPVTPPNSGVVILVNGKTENAGIAINSTRGTKTITTIAIDEKKLEQKLEQEGRKAVVIIPVNSKSDVVVGELNGQMIKSMEIKEAILEVKTDTAAYTLPAHQIDIDKISQQLDTQVSLQDIKVQIEIAKSQDETVRIVENSAKKGGFSVVVPPVDFSIKCAHGDKSVEVTNFNAYVERTLAIPDGVDPSKITTGIVTEPDGATRHVPTRVSLVDGKYYARINSLTNSTYVVVYHPIEFKDVGKHWAKEAINDMGSRMVISGTGNDMFEPDRDITRAEFAAIIVKALGLKPGMGTNPFTDVKNSDWCSDYIKTAVEYNIVSGYDNGQFGLTDKVTREQAMTMIANAMKITGLKVEFSEGEIEELLSDFSDSIISSDYAKASIATCIKAGIVSGRKVNLLSPKDNITRAEVAEIVRKLLQKSNLI, encoded by the coding sequence ATGAAACAAAGAATATCGGTAATCATGGTTTTCACAATGCTTTTTTCAATTCTCCATCAATTTGTAATACCTTTGACAGCTTATGCCGGAAAAAGCGAGCCCATTGCTATTTGCGTTGATTTAGATGGCTTTCAGGATGTTGTTGGCGGAGACAGTGATAGAACTTTGCTCTGGAAGAAGGGGGATGCTTCGGTAGTTGATGGTGTAATGCGTATTGCAGATTCACTTGAAGGTAAGGCCGGTACGGTTGTCAGGAGGAATCAAATCAGACTTACTCACGGCTTTAGCACCTATTTTCAGTTTCAAATACATGATCCTGGAAATGGTGGTTATGCGGATGGACTCTCTTTTATCATTTATGAAGCAGACCAACCACAATTAGGCTCTACTGGTGGTGGCCTAGGTTATAAGGGTATTGATAAATCCATTGCAGTAGAATTCGATATATACCAGAACACAGATTTAGACGATCCAGAAAGCTCTCACGCAGCAATTATGTTAAACGGTAATAATTCACACTACGTACAGCCCACAGACTCATTAGCTGATTGTTCAAGTCTTCAGGGCAGCATAATCAACGCGTGGGTTGATTATAATAATGGAACTGTTACTGCCACATTTGGTACTGAAAATAGTAGGTCTAATGAAGGAAACATAACAATCAGCAGAGATGTGGGTGATTTTCTTGAAGAGAAAGACGTATTTGTCGGCTTTTCTGCTTCGACAGGCGGTTGCATGGCAAAACACGACCTTAAAGAATGGTATTTTAAGGACAGTTATGATTCGGATGGTCTGAGTTCGTATTATACACAAGCAGCATCAACTCTGGATATCAACCTTGACAATGTTATAAATCCCACTTCTGTTTCTGTTGCAGTTTATGACGCAACGGGAAAAGAGATGGAAAATCAGAATATAGAAATCTTTATCGATAATACTAGCATGGGTGAGTTCAATACTGGTACAAACGGCTACCAGTACGATTTAAGCGGTATTGAGTCGGGAGAACATATAATCAGATCAATTGTTTATGGCGGAGCGTCCAACTTCAAAGAATTTACTGTCAGTTCAATTGCCAATTCCGACAACAATAGTGTCAACGTCGGAAAGGAAAGTGTAACGGAAGGAAAAACTGTTACACTGACAGCAATTGGAGACAGGCAGGATGAAGAAGGTATATACATTGAAGATGAAAGGTATATACCTGTATCATGGACCTCTACAGAAACCGGAAAATCTGGTACATTTAGCTTGTTGGGCAACAACTATACATCTACATACACTACAACTGCAGCCGGAAGTTATACCATAACGGCAACCTTCCAGAAACAAAAATGGGATGGCACTGAATGGAAGGATGTCTCTGGGGATACAGACAGTAAAGGAAGCACCCTCAAAGTTGAAGCTCTTGTAAGCTTTAACCTTACTGCAACACCCGGTAATCAACATGTGCAATTAAGTTGGGAACCAGTAGAAAGTACAGAATCATATGATATATATACTGACGATATCTTCACTGCAACAGTATCCTCGAACGTATATGCTTATGATGTAGAGAACCTCACAAATGGCAATAAATATAATTTTCAAGTAAATGCTCTTGACGACAGTGAATTTGTTATCGCAATATCCAATAAAGTAAGCGCTGTTTCACCCCATGCAACTTCAAAAGTTAGTAGTAACAACGATAGTAATACAACACCAGTGACACCGCCAAATAGCGGAGTGGTTATTCTTGTAAACGGCAAAACTGAAAACGCAGGAATTGCCATAAATAGTACTAGAGGAACTAAGACTATAACAACCATTGCCATTGACGAGAAAAAGCTTGAACAAAAGCTTGAACAGGAAGGCAGAAAAGCAGTTGTTATTATCCCTGTAAACTCCAAATCCGACGTGGTAGTCGGAGAATTAAACGGGCAGATGATCAAGAGTATGGAAATAAAAGAAGCGATTCTCGAAGTAAAGACTGATACAGCAGCTTATACTTTGCCAGCACATCAGATAGATATAGATAAAATATCTCAGCAACTAGACACACAAGTATCACTTCAGGACATCAAAGTACAGATAGAAATTGCAAAGTCTCAGGACGAAACAGTCCGGATAGTTGAAAACTCCGCAAAGAAAGGTGGGTTTTCTGTCGTAGTTCCTCCTGTAGATTTCAGTATCAAATGCGCTCATGGAGATAAATCGGTAGAAGTAACAAATTTCAACGCCTATGTGGAAAGAACTTTAGCAATACCGGATGGGGTTGACCCAAGTAAAATAACGACAGGAATAGTAACGGAACCTGACGGTGCAACAAGACACGTTCCCACAAGGGTATCACTTGTTGACGGTAAATACTATGCTCGTATCAACAGTCTTACCAACAGTACCTATGTGGTGGTATACCATCCTATAGAATTTAAGGATGTGGGTAAACACTGGGCAAAAGAAGCAATCAATGACATGGGTTCAAGAATGGTAATAAGCGGAACTGGCAACGATATGTTTGAACCAGATAGAGACATCACTCGTGCAGAATTTGCAGCAATTATCGTAAAGGCATTGGGACTAAAACCTGGAATGGGAACAAATCCGTTTACTGACGTAAAAAATTCCGACTGGTGCAGCGACTATATCAAGACAGCTGTTGAGTACAATATCGTATCGGGCTATGATAATGGTCAATTCGGTTTAACGGACAAAGTCACCCGCGAACAGGCAATGACTATGATAGCAAACGCCATGAAAATTACCGGGTTAAAAGTGGAGTTTTCCGAAGGTGAAATCGAAGAGTTATTATCAGATTTCAGTGACTCAATCATATCGTCAGATTATGCGAAAGCCAGCATTGCAACCTGTATTAAGGCGGGAATTGTTTCAGGACGGAAGGTCAATCTTTTATCTCCAAAGGATAACATCACCAGAGCAGAGGTTGCAGAAATAGTAAGAAAGCTATTACAGAAATCGAATCTTATTTAG